The Miscanthus floridulus cultivar M001 chromosome 17, ASM1932011v1, whole genome shotgun sequence genome has a window encoding:
- the LOC136517110 gene encoding peroxidase 5-like yields MTTKRCCLLFATLLAALLSVRAGLDVGFYNQTCPSAETIVQQTVAAAFGNNSGVAPALIRMHFHDCFVRGCDGSVLIDTVGNLTAEKDAIANNPSLRFFNVVDSAKASLEAQCPGVVSCADVLAFAARDSVVLTGGLAYQVPAGRRDGRISLANDTSDLPPPFFNATQLVDNFAKKNLTLEDMVVLSGAHTLGVSHCSSFAGLINRGDRLYNFSGSADGIDPALSKAYAFLLKSICPSNSSQFFPNTTTFMDLITPEKFDNKYYVGLTNNLGLFTSDAALLTNATMKALVDSFVSSEATWMSKFAESMVKMGEIEVLTGTQGEIRQNCRVINPANAAADVLGRRSGSSGFTGVAAS; encoded by the exons ATGACGACTAAGCGCTGCTGCCTGTTGTTTGCCACGCTCCTCGCGGCGCTGCTCTCGGTCAGAGCCGGCCTCGACGTCGGCTTCTACAACCAGACGTGCCCCTCCGCCGAGACCATCGTGCAGCAGACCGTGGCCGCCGCGTTCGGCAACAACTCCGGCGTCGCTCCGGCGCTCATCCGCATGCACTTCCATGACTGCTTCGTCAGA GGCTGCGACGGCTCGGTGCTGATCGACACGGTGGGGAACCTGACGGCAGAGAAGGACGCGATCGCCAACAACCCGAGCCTCAGGTTCTTCAACGTGGTCGACAGCGCCAAGGCGTCTCTGGAGGCTCAGTGCCCCGGGGTAGTCTCCTGCGCCGACGTCCTCGCCTTCGCGGCGAGGGACAGCGTCGTGCTCACTGGTGGCCTCGCCTACCAGGTCCCAGCTGGACGCCGCGATGGCAGGATCTCCCTTGCCAACGACACAAGCGACCTGCCCCCGCCCTTCTTCAACGCCACACAACTGGTAGATAACTTCGCCAAGAAGAACCTCACCCTTGAGGACATGGTCGTCCTCTCCGGCGCACACACCCTCGGCGTCTCCCACTGCAGCAGCTTCGCCGGACTTATCAACCGGGGCGACCGGCTCTACAACTTCAGTGGCTCAGCTGACGGG ATTGATCCGGCGCTGAGCAAAGCCTACGCGTTTCTCCTCAAGAGCATCTGCCCGTCCAACAGCAGCCAGTTCTTCCCGAACACGACGACGTTCATGGACCTCATCACGCCGGAAAAGTTCGACAACAAGTACTACGTCGGCCTGACCAACAACCTCGGCCTCTTCACGTCAGACGCTGCACTGCTGACCAATGCAACCATGAAGGCGCTGGTCGACTCCTTCGTGAGCAGCGAGGCGACATGGATGAGCAAGTTCGCCGAGTCCATGGTCAAGATGGGGGAGATCGAGGTGCTCACCGGGACGCAGGGCGAGATCAGGCAAAACTGCAGGGTCATCAACCCTGCTAATGCCGCTGCCGATGTTCTTGGCCGTCGATCAGGTTCTTCAGGATTCACTGGAGTGGCTGCAAGCTAA